The following are from one region of the Halarcobacter sp. genome:
- a CDS encoding ABC transporter substrate-binding protein — protein sequence MSRKIFVIIVIIITFILSLIYFFKKDQTIEIGFVGGLSGKYSNLGHSTLNGLILAFEDIEYTVNGKKIRVDIKDDMQDEKVAKDIINSFIDKKINLIVGNTTSSMTKISLLEIPKNSNIFLFSPTASSGEFSKKDDNFFRVQGALTKEKFNELSNYFLENNVLNMYAIYDEKNSNYVNNYMNNFEKSFLSKGGKPFLKKLKINKDFSLIADEIKSNNSIDGLFIIGNSLDSSRLIQYLKIKDINKTIFVSGWAKGSEFLEDGGKAVNGTIFLDSFDENSKDPSYLKFVNDYKQKFKTEPTIFSAQGYEAGKVIIEILKKDDNLENFKKNLLEIKEFKSLQGFITFDEFGDIHRKQNLTIVKDNKFVKIK from the coding sequence ATGAGTAGAAAGATTTTTGTTATTATTGTGATTATTATCACATTTATTCTTTCATTGATATATTTTTTTAAAAAAGACCAAACTATTGAGATAGGCTTTGTGGGTGGTTTAAGTGGAAAATATTCAAATTTAGGTCATTCAACTTTAAATGGGCTTATTTTAGCATTTGAAGATATTGAATATACAGTTAATGGTAAAAAAATTAGAGTAGATATTAAAGATGATATGCAAGATGAAAAAGTTGCAAAAGATATAATTAACTCTTTTATTGATAAAAAAATTAATTTAATTGTTGGAAATACAACAAGTTCAATGACAAAAATCTCTTTATTAGAAATACCAAAAAACAGCAATATATTTTTATTTTCTCCAACCGCTAGTAGTGGTGAATTTTCAAAAAAAGATGATAATTTCTTTAGAGTTCAAGGTGCCTTAACAAAAGAGAAGTTTAATGAATTATCAAATTACTTTTTAGAAAACAATGTTTTAAATATGTATGCTATTTATGATGAGAAAAACAGTAATTATGTTAATAATTATATGAATAATTTTGAAAAGTCATTTTTATCAAAAGGTGGTAAACCTTTTTTAAAAAAATTAAAAATAAATAAAGACTTCAGTCTGATTGCAGATGAGATTAAATCAAATAATTCAATTGATGGCTTATTTATAATTGGTAATTCTTTAGATTCTTCTAGATTGATACAATATTTAAAGATAAAAGATATAAATAAAACTATTTTTGTCTCAGGATGGGCAAAAGGTTCTGAATTTTTGGAAGATGGTGGAAAAGCTGTTAATGGTACAATTTTTTTAGATTCTTTTGATGAAAACTCTAAAGATCCAAGTTACTTAAAGTTTGTGAATGATTATAAACAAAAGTTTAAAACAGAACCAACAATTTTTTCAGCTCAAGGTTATGAAGCGGGGAAGGTTATTATTGAAATATTAAAAAAAGATGATAATTTAGAAAATTTTAAAAAGAATTTATTAGAAATAAAAGAGTTTAAAAGTTTGCAAGGATTTATTACTTTTGATGAATTTGGAGATATTCATAGAAAACAAAATTTAACAATTGTAAAAGATAATAAGTTTGTAAAAATAAAATAA
- a CDS encoding bifunctional methionine sulfoxide reductase B/A protein, with protein sequence MKYNELSPEESYVIDNKGTERPFSGKYNDFYEEGTYLCKKCNSALYVSEDKFSSGCGWPSFDDEIKGSVKRVPDKDGRRVEIVCANCGAHLGHVFEGEGFTPKNTRHCVNSISLKFEDKEKCCEEHAFAYFAAGCFWGVEHHFENFRGVHSAVSGYMGGHFDNPTYQAVCTGMTGHLEAVRIEFDECVVSFKELAQHFFEIHDFTQTNGQGPDIGNQYLSAIFYLDEKQKRAALELVDQLEEKGYKVATSLYEVVKFYEAEEYHQDYYKKTGKVPYCHTYRKIF encoded by the coding sequence ATGAAATATAATGAATTATCTCCTGAAGAATCTTACGTTATAGATAATAAAGGTACTGAAAGACCTTTCTCTGGAAAATATAATGATTTTTATGAAGAAGGAACTTATCTTTGTAAGAAATGTAACTCTGCGTTATATGTATCAGAAGATAAGTTTAGCTCTGGATGTGGCTGGCCTAGTTTTGATGATGAAATTAAAGGTTCAGTAAAAAGAGTTCCTGATAAAGATGGAAGAAGAGTAGAAATTGTATGTGCAAATTGTGGAGCACATTTAGGTCATGTTTTTGAAGGTGAAGGTTTTACTCCTAAAAATACAAGACATTGTGTAAACTCTATATCTTTAAAATTTGAAGATAAAGAAAAATGTTGTGAGGAGCACGCTTTTGCATATTTTGCAGCAGGATGTTTTTGGGGTGTAGAGCATCATTTTGAAAATTTTAGAGGTGTTCACTCTGCTGTTTCTGGATATATGGGTGGACATTTTGATAACCCAACTTATCAAGCTGTGTGCACTGGTATGACTGGACATTTAGAAGCTGTTAGAATTGAATTTGATGAATGTGTAGTTTCATTTAAAGAGTTAGCACAACATTTTTTTGAAATACATGATTTTACTCAAACAAATGGACAAGGTCCAGATATTGGAAACCAATATCTATCTGCAATATTTTATTTAGATGAGAAACAAAAGCGAGCTGCACTTGAATTAGTTGATCAATTAGAAGAGAAAGGTTATAAAGTTGCAACATCTTTATATGAAGTTGTTAAATTTTATGAAGCTGAAGAGTATCATCAAGATTATTATAAGAAAACTGGAAAAGTGCCTTATTGTCACACTTATAGAAAGATTTTTTAA
- a CDS encoding ribonuclease HII — protein sequence MDMLCGIDEAGRGPLAGPLVVAGVVIINKIDELDDSKKLTEKKREELYPKIIENTKYHIVFKSAKEIDEKGISSCLKSSIQEIMENLEAVEYLMDGNTSFGISNLAHKIKADATIKEVSAASILAKVSRDRYMYEIAPQFKDYDFDKHKGYGTKAHIEKIKQYGRSSEHRKTFKLKALGEENIGVQKSLF from the coding sequence ATAGATATGTTATGTGGAATTGATGAAGCAGGTCGTGGACCACTAGCTGGCCCTTTAGTTGTTGCAGGTGTAGTAATTATAAATAAAATTGATGAATTAGATGATTCAAAAAAGCTTACTGAAAAAAAAAGAGAAGAATTATATCCAAAAATAATTGAAAATACAAAATATCATATTGTATTTAAAAGTGCGAAAGAGATTGATGAAAAAGGGATTAGTAGCTGTTTAAAAAGTTCTATCCAAGAGATAATGGAAAACCTTGAAGCAGTTGAATATCTAATGGATGGCAATACTTCTTTTGGAATTTCAAATTTAGCTCATAAAATAAAGGCCGATGCAACAATAAAAGAAGTAAGTGCAGCTTCAATATTGGCAAAAGTTAGTAGAGATAGATATATGTATGAAATTGCACCGCAATTTAAAGATTATGACTTTGATAAACATAAAGGATATGGAACTAAAGCCCATATTGAAAAAATTAAACAATATGGGCGTTCTAGTGAACATAGAAAAACTTTTAAATTAAAAGCTTTAGGGGAAGAAAATATTGGGGTACAAAAAAGTTTATTTTAA
- the bioA gene encoding adenosylmethionine--8-amino-7-oxononanoate transaminase, translating into MNWQEIDKEHVWHPYNSLPSKTSILPVVKTDKTKIFLDDGSELIDGMSSWWSAIHGYNNKKLNDALKKQADIMPHIMFGGLSHEKAAMVSKQLCELTGLNSVFLCDSGSVSVEVALKTAIQYQEALGKKRYKFIALEHAYHGDTLAAMSVCDPENSMHSIYGSYLPQHIFTKAPELGFDSDCSESIKALEECVSKHHEECAGIIIEPVVQGAGGMRIYNPLYVKKVRELCDKYGLLMIADEIATGFGHTGKMFACEWADVKPDIMTVGKGLTGGYMTMAAMITSKNISETISNSKLGALMHGPTFMGNPLACSVAIESINLLTQMNWKLKVDNIEKIFSEELDKAKDLELVKSVRNIGVIGVIELKDNSHAQYIQDYCVQNGVWIRPFGKLIYSIVAYIISEDELRKVVKTMIEAISSIKS; encoded by the coding sequence ATGAATTGGCAAGAGATTGATAAAGAGCATGTATGGCATCCATATAACTCACTACCTTCTAAAACTTCTATCTTACCTGTAGTAAAAACTGATAAAACAAAAATATTTTTAGATGATGGAAGTGAATTAATTGATGGTATGAGTTCGTGGTGGAGTGCAATTCATGGATATAATAATAAAAAACTAAATGATGCTTTAAAAAAACAAGCAGATATTATGCCACATATTATGTTTGGTGGTTTAAGTCATGAAAAAGCAGCAATGGTTTCAAAACAATTGTGTGAACTTACTGGATTAAATAGTGTTTTTTTATGTGATTCAGGTTCAGTATCTGTTGAGGTTGCTCTTAAAACAGCAATACAATATCAAGAAGCCTTAGGAAAAAAAAGATATAAATTTATAGCTTTAGAACATGCCTATCATGGTGATACTTTAGCTGCAATGAGTGTTTGTGACCCAGAAAATTCTATGCACTCAATATATGGCTCTTATTTACCACAACATATATTTACTAAAGCTCCTGAGTTGGGCTTTGATAGTGATTGTAGTGAATCTATTAAAGCTTTGGAAGAGTGTGTTTCAAAACATCATGAAGAGTGTGCAGGGATTATAATTGAGCCAGTTGTGCAAGGTGCAGGTGGCATGAGGATATATAATCCTTTATATGTAAAAAAAGTTAGAGAGCTATGTGATAAGTATGGACTTCTAATGATAGCAGATGAGATAGCAACAGGCTTTGGTCATACAGGTAAAATGTTTGCTTGTGAGTGGGCTGATGTTAAACCAGATATTATGACTGTTGGAAAAGGTTTAACTGGTGGTTATATGACAATGGCAGCTATGATTACCTCAAAAAATATTAGTGAAACTATTTCAAATTCAAAACTTGGTGCTTTGATGCATGGACCTACATTTATGGGAAATCCACTTGCTTGCAGTGTTGCAATAGAGAGTATAAATCTACTTACACAGATGAATTGGAAATTAAAAGTAGATAATATAGAAAAAATCTTTAGTGAAGAGTTAGACAAAGCAAAAGATTTAGAGCTTGTAAAAAGTGTACGAAATATAGGAGTAATTGGAGTAATAGAGTTAAAAGATAATTCCCATGCTCAGTATATTCAAGATTATTGTGTTCAAAATGGTGTTTGGATTAGACCTTTTGGAAAACTTATTTATTCAATTGTTGCATATATCATAAGTGAAGATGAGCTTAGAAAAGTAGTAAAGACAATGATTGAGGCAATTAGTAGTATAAAAAGCTAA
- a CDS encoding fumarylacetoacetate hydrolase family protein yields the protein MQYITIDNKHIYPSKVVCIGRNYTEHIKELNNETPDEMVFFIKPNSSVSNNLIFPKGHESCHYEAEISFMIEENKISAVGFGLDLTLRDIQSKLKKKGLPWERAKAFDNSAVFSKFIPFNKDITKLSIELYINSQLKQKGDYSLMINKPDEIIKEANSFLTFEDGDILMSGTPSGVGEYKVGDIFVGKILYEDEVIVEQTFKAI from the coding sequence ATGCAATACATAACAATAGACAATAAACACATATATCCTTCAAAAGTAGTTTGTATAGGGAGAAACTACACTGAACACATAAAAGAATTAAACAATGAAACTCCAGATGAAATGGTTTTTTTTATAAAGCCTAATTCTTCAGTTTCTAATAATCTTATATTTCCAAAAGGTCATGAAAGCTGTCATTATGAAGCAGAGATATCTTTTATGATTGAAGAAAACAAAATAAGTGCTGTGGGATTTGGTTTAGATTTGACTTTAAGAGATATACAATCAAAACTTAAAAAGAAAGGTTTACCTTGGGAAAGAGCAAAAGCTTTTGATAACTCAGCAGTTTTTTCAAAATTTATACCTTTTAATAAAGATATTACAAAACTATCAATTGAGTTATATATAAACTCTCAGTTAAAACAAAAAGGGGATTACTCTTTGATGATTAATAAACCAGATGAGATTATAAAAGAGGCAAATAGCTTTTTAACTTTCGAAGATGGAGATATCTTGATGAGTGGTACTCCTAGCGGTGTTGGTGAATATAAAGTTGGAGATATATTTGTAGGAAAAATTCTTTATGAAGATGAAGTGATTGTAGAACAAACTTTTAAAGCTATTTAG
- a CDS encoding CoA pyrophosphatase, producing MKKKEFKKLINNLPKNPSVMARDKYFNSAVIIPIIKIDKEYYILFQKRAKHIRQGGDICFPGGGYEEIDKSFKHTALREIKEELGIEKKDIKIFGQLDTYVAPIGAVVEPFVARVKKKALKKMKIDKNEVEKTLLIPIKFFKENPAVEYTLKYEVHPYTFDENGEKVIHFPVEELGLPEAYHKPWGHRKHKVWVYDYEGDIIWGLTAVIINDLLKKI from the coding sequence ATGAAGAAAAAAGAGTTTAAAAAATTAATTAATAATTTACCTAAAAATCCTAGTGTTATGGCAAGGGATAAATATTTTAATTCAGCAGTTATAATACCTATTATTAAAATAGATAAAGAGTATTATATTTTATTTCAAAAAAGAGCAAAACATATAAGACAAGGGGGAGATATATGTTTTCCTGGTGGTGGATATGAAGAGATTGACAAATCATTTAAACATACAGCTCTTAGAGAGATCAAAGAGGAATTAGGTATTGAAAAAAAAGATATAAAAATATTTGGTCAATTAGATACATATGTTGCACCAATAGGAGCTGTTGTTGAACCTTTTGTTGCAAGAGTTAAGAAAAAAGCTTTAAAGAAAATGAAAATTGATAAAAATGAAGTTGAAAAAACACTTCTGATACCAATTAAATTTTTTAAAGAAAATCCAGCAGTTGAATACACTCTAAAATATGAGGTTCATCCCTATACTTTTGATGAAAATGGAGAAAAAGTTATCCATTTTCCAGTTGAAGAGTTAGGTCTTCCTGAAGCTTATCATAAACCTTGGGGACATAGAAAGCATAAAGTATGGGTATATGATTATGAAGGTGATATAATTTGGGGATTAACAGCTGTTATAATAAATGATTTATTAAAAAAAATCTAA
- a CDS encoding ABC transporter substrate-binding protein: MYKIKYIIVFISLLITSLNANQLKKVTLQLSWFNQFQFAGYYVAKEKGFFEDNGLDVTIKPFNFGINAVDEVDSKKADFAVARETLILDRVADKKIVALYALFQESPLVLLSLKNSAINNIEDFSNKKIMTTIDDASEVSIKAMLLSKNLDFKKLNFLEHTHDIMDLVNGNTDVISAYLSKTPFDLNNMNISYNVFAPSDYGFNMYSDFLITNEDLINNDLKTVMAFKEAALKGWNYAFSNIKEASQLIYNKYNEQNLSLDAIEYEGDVLKSMAFSDANKLGEIRLEKIQRIYDLYNVMGLINNQIDIKKLVLKPGSEIFLNKEENSYVDKNRSINMCIIPNVKPYSFVQNHEFSGFVADYMKIIEEKTTLKFNLVETKNFKESLDYFKSGRCNILASAENIPERRGFANFTKPIIDVSLVLVTKDNRNFIDDISVLKDKKIGIYKYYSFNKTLKEKYPEHNFVDVNSIEESIKKIKKGELYGHIDLILTSWDKIQENEFNKLKISAKLNQSVPLSIAVRKDDLIMYKILNKAVESISEEEKDKILQKWLTIEYKKEFDYDLLWKVFVGFIFILAFFIYKQILLRKMNNTLQDKVDEKTKELQQINLELEERVKKEVNENLKKDTLLTKQSKFAAMGEMIQNIAHQWRQPLSVISTGASGLKVKKEIEGKIDEKLLDETLVKIIDTTNHLSTTIDDFMHFFKPNKQKQIFKIEDAIDKTLNIFNYNINNKKIEVIKNIDDVSLNSFQGEFIQIIINIVNNSKDAFKEENCSEMYIFIDVKSKKDEVVIEIKDSAGGIDEEIIDKIFEPYFTTKHQYQGTGIGLYMCKQIIDKHMHGSIEVHNKEYTYKDKLHKGASFLIKLKK, from the coding sequence ATGTATAAAATTAAATATATTATAGTTTTTATTTCATTGTTAATAACAAGTTTAAATGCAAACCAACTAAAAAAGGTTACATTACAACTTTCGTGGTTTAATCAATTTCAATTTGCAGGTTATTATGTAGCAAAAGAAAAAGGTTTCTTTGAAGATAACGGTTTAGATGTAACAATAAAACCTTTTAATTTTGGAATAAATGCAGTAGATGAGGTAGATTCAAAAAAAGCAGATTTTGCCGTTGCAAGGGAAACTTTAATATTAGACAGAGTTGCAGACAAAAAAATTGTAGCTTTATATGCATTATTTCAAGAATCTCCATTAGTATTATTATCTTTAAAAAATTCTGCAATTAATAATATTGAGGATTTTTCAAATAAAAAAATAATGACAACAATAGATGATGCAAGTGAAGTTTCAATTAAAGCAATGCTTCTATCAAAAAATCTAGATTTTAAAAAACTAAACTTTTTAGAACATACTCACGATATTATGGATTTAGTTAATGGTAATACAGATGTGATTTCAGCATATTTATCTAAAACACCATTTGATTTAAATAATATGAATATATCATATAACGTTTTTGCCCCAAGTGATTATGGCTTTAATATGTATAGTGATTTTTTAATTACAAATGAAGATTTGATAAATAATGATTTGAAAACAGTAATGGCTTTTAAAGAAGCAGCATTAAAAGGTTGGAATTATGCTTTTTCAAATATAAAAGAAGCCTCTCAATTAATTTATAATAAATACAATGAGCAAAATTTATCACTAGATGCAATTGAATATGAAGGTGATGTTTTAAAAAGTATGGCATTTTCTGATGCAAATAAATTAGGAGAAATAAGATTAGAAAAAATCCAAAGAATATACGACCTTTACAATGTAATGGGATTGATTAATAATCAAATAGATATTAAAAAGTTAGTTTTAAAACCTGGTTCAGAAATATTTTTAAATAAAGAAGAGAATAGCTATGTTGATAAAAATAGATCAATAAATATGTGTATTATTCCAAATGTTAAACCTTATAGTTTTGTGCAAAACCATGAATTTTCAGGATTTGTTGCTGATTATATGAAGATAATTGAGGAAAAAACTACATTAAAATTTAATCTTGTTGAAACTAAAAATTTTAAAGAATCACTAGATTATTTTAAAAGTGGAAGATGTAATATATTGGCTTCTGCTGAAAATATACCTGAAAGAAGAGGTTTTGCAAATTTTACTAAACCTATTATTGACGTATCACTGGTTTTAGTTACAAAAGATAATAGAAATTTTATTGATGACATATCTGTTCTAAAAGATAAAAAAATAGGAATATATAAATATTATTCTTTTAATAAAACATTAAAAGAAAAATATCCTGAGCATAATTTTGTTGATGTTAATAGTATTGAAGAGAGCATAAAAAAGATTAAAAAAGGTGAGCTTTATGGACATATTGATTTAATCTTAACTTCATGGGATAAAATTCAAGAAAATGAGTTTAATAAGCTAAAAATATCAGCAAAACTAAATCAATCAGTTCCTTTATCAATTGCCGTTAGAAAAGATGATTTAATTATGTATAAAATTTTAAATAAAGCAGTTGAATCAATATCTGAAGAGGAAAAAGATAAGATACTTCAAAAATGGCTAACAATTGAGTATAAAAAAGAGTTTGATTATGATTTACTTTGGAAAGTATTTGTAGGATTTATATTTATTCTGGCATTTTTTATTTATAAACAAATACTTCTAAGAAAGATGAATAACACATTACAAGATAAAGTTGATGAAAAAACAAAAGAGTTACAGCAAATAAATCTTGAACTAGAAGAAAGAGTAAAAAAAGAGGTAAATGAAAACCTTAAAAAAGATACTCTTTTAACAAAACAATCAAAGTTTGCAGCAATGGGTGAGATGATACAAAATATTGCCCATCAATGGAGACAACCATTATCTGTAATCTCAACTGGAGCTAGTGGACTAAAAGTTAAAAAAGAGATTGAAGGAAAAATTGATGAGAAATTATTAGATGAAACTTTAGTTAAAATTATTGATACTACAAATCATTTGTCAACAACGATAGATGATTTTATGCATTTTTTCAAACCAAATAAACAAAAACAAATATTTAAAATAGAAGACGCAATAGATAAAACACTTAATATCTTTAATTACAATATAAACAATAAAAAAATTGAAGTTATAAAGAATATTGATGATGTTAGTTTGAATAGTTTCCAAGGTGAATTTATTCAAATAATTATTAATATAGTAAATAATTCAAAAGATGCATTCAAAGAAGAAAATTGTTCAGAAATGTATATTTTTATAGATGTTAAAAGTAAAAAAGATGAGGTTGTTATTGAGATAAAAGATAGTGCTGGTGGTATAGATGAAGAGATTATTGATAAAATTTTTGAACCATATTTTACTACAAAACATCAATATCAAGGAACAGGTATCGGTTTATATATGTGTAAACAAATTATTGATAAGCATATGCATGGTTCAATAGAAGTTCATAATAAAGAATATACATATAAAGATAAATTACATAAAGGTGCATCTTTTTTAATTAAGTTAAAAAAATAG
- a CDS encoding MTH1187 family thiamine-binding protein, with amino-acid sequence MSVLLQMAMFPTDHGESKSEYVAEVIKVIRESGFPYQLTPMATIIETEKLSDALNIIQKCYDTLDKLDCNRVYAPITFDIRKGHKNRLKGKVESIENKIGEVSK; translated from the coding sequence ATGAGTGTATTATTACAAATGGCAATGTTCCCTACAGATCATGGTGAAAGCAAAAGTGAATATGTTGCAGAAGTTATAAAAGTTATTAGAGAATCGGGATTTCCTTATCAATTAACACCTATGGCAACTATTATAGAAACTGAAAAATTATCAGATGCTTTAAATATAATTCAAAAGTGTTATGATACTTTAGATAAATTAGATTGCAATAGAGTATATGCTCCAATTACATTTGATATTAGAAAAGGTCATAAAAATAGATTAAAAGGAAAAGTGGAATCTATTGAGAATAAGATAGGAGAAGTATCAAAATAG
- a CDS encoding methylglyoxal synthase produces the protein MNIALVAHDNLKQDIIEWALFNKGTLHKHVIYATGTTGKLLQEKGFGVHCLKSGPLGGDQQIGAMIAEARLDILFFFVDPMAQQPHEPDITALRRICDTYRIPIATNRQTADFIISSPLFEGYVHEMPDWSKYQNRKV, from the coding sequence ATGAATATTGCATTAGTTGCACATGATAATTTAAAACAAGACATAATAGAATGGGCTTTATTTAACAAAGGTACCTTACATAAACATGTGATATATGCCACAGGAACTACTGGAAAACTATTACAAGAAAAAGGGTTTGGAGTTCACTGCTTAAAATCAGGACCTTTAGGTGGAGACCAACAAATTGGAGCAATGATTGCTGAAGCAAGATTAGATATTTTGTTCTTTTTTGTTGATCCAATGGCTCAACAACCCCATGAACCAGATATTACAGCACTTAGACGTATATGTGATACTTATAGAATACCAATTGCTACAAATAGACAAACAGCTGATTTTATTATCTCTTCACCTTTATTTGAAGGCTATGTTCATGAGATGCCTGATTGGTCAAAATATCAAAATAGAAAAGTATAA
- a CDS encoding glyoxylate/hydroxypyruvate reductase A produces MGMMIVTKEKGIETWIDNLKKLNTDIEIEVYPEVKDKDKITFALVWSKLDIDFTEFKNLKCIASMGAGVDHILSNNTISKNVYITKVVDDKLVSSMWEYLLCSVLNILTNHYKYIAQQKESKWEQLELNSIEDYTIGFMGLGQLGGEISKRFNSFGFTVKGFSNSKKQIESIETFTNLDGFLNGVDILINLLPLTEDTKGVLNKDLFYKLNKNAYVINVGRGSHLVEEDLLEVLDSKHLSGAILDVFEKEPLPKENKLWFHPNIIVTPHSASLTDSNSVSKQIVENYKRVRENLIPYNIIDRDKGY; encoded by the coding sequence ATGGGAATGATGATAGTTACCAAAGAAAAAGGGATTGAGACTTGGATTGATAATCTAAAAAAACTCAATACAGATATTGAAATTGAAGTATATCCTGAAGTAAAAGATAAAGATAAGATTACCTTTGCTTTGGTTTGGTCAAAGCTTGATATAGATTTTACAGAATTTAAAAACTTAAAATGTATTGCATCTATGGGAGCAGGGGTTGACCATATATTAAGTAACAATACTATCTCTAAAAATGTATATATTACAAAAGTTGTAGATGATAAACTTGTGTCTTCTATGTGGGAGTATTTATTGTGTAGTGTATTAAATATACTTACAAATCATTATAAATATATAGCACAACAAAAAGAATCTAAATGGGAACAATTAGAATTAAACTCAATTGAAGACTATACAATTGGTTTTATGGGATTAGGGCAATTAGGAGGAGAAATCTCAAAAAGATTTAACAGTTTTGGATTTACTGTAAAAGGGTTTTCAAACTCTAAAAAACAAATAGAATCCATAGAAACTTTTACAAATCTTGATGGGTTTTTAAATGGAGTTGATATTTTAATAAATCTATTACCTCTGACAGAAGATACAAAAGGGGTTTTAAATAAAGACTTGTTTTATAAGTTAAATAAAAATGCTTATGTTATAAATGTAGGTAGAGGTTCTCACTTAGTAGAAGAGGATTTATTAGAGGTTTTAGATTCAAAACACTTAAGTGGAGCTATTTTAGATGTATTTGAAAAAGAACCTTTACCAAAAGAGAACAAGCTTTGGTTTCACCCTAATATTATTGTTACTCCACATAGTGCATCTCTAACTGATTCAAATTCAGTTTCAAAACAAATTGTTGAAAACTATAAAAGAGTAAGGGAAAATTTAATACCTTATAATATAATAGATAGAGATAAAGGGTATTAA
- a CDS encoding HD-GYP domain-containing protein, with translation MSTEGDYFINKYYLIDKVIINKNEKFDFDIYAKNTIEERVSLVLCKNYKILKNRVDELIAYRYLYVHESEKKFYDKYFNGFMNQKVIPNDMDKFYEEVGLTIDKMFKDPESLANYSEVKNIVTNMVKIILDKKFMINSFISILASNYYTHTHSLNVSVYAICLGKHLGLKENDIQDLGISALLHDLGKSKIKVSILNKVGTLTEYEFNEMKKHPLLGWLLAKRLGITNRNILAGIRNHHEKMDGTGYPDRQKDEDIHLFAKIIGICDVFDALTTKRVYKDAVSTFETLIMMKKEMSQHLDPRIVDDFIKIFKEEKRRTA, from the coding sequence ATGTCTACTGAAGGAGACTACTTTATCAACAAATACTATTTGATAGACAAAGTAATAATAAATAAAAATGAAAAATTTGATTTTGATATTTATGCTAAAAATACAATTGAAGAGCGAGTATCTTTAGTTTTATGCAAAAATTACAAAATATTGAAAAATCGTGTAGATGAGCTTATTGCATATAGATATTTATATGTTCATGAAAGTGAAAAAAAATTTTATGATAAATATTTTAATGGTTTTATGAACCAAAAAGTTATACCAAATGATATGGATAAGTTTTATGAAGAAGTTGGCTTAACAATTGACAAAATGTTTAAAGACCCAGAATCTTTAGCTAATTATAGTGAAGTAAAAAATATTGTTACTAATATGGTTAAAATTATTTTAGATAAAAAATTTATGATTAATTCTTTTATTTCAATACTTGCATCAAATTATTATACCCATACACATTCATTAAATGTTAGTGTATATGCCATCTGTTTAGGAAAACATCTAGGTTTAAAAGAAAATGATATTCAAGATTTAGGAATATCTGCATTATTACATGATCTAGGCAAAAGCAAAATCAAAGTGAGTATTTTAAATAAAGTTGGAACTTTAACAGAATATGAATTTAATGAGATGAAAAAACATCCACTTTTAGGATGGTTATTAGCAAAAAGACTGGGTATTACAAATAGAAATATTTTAGCAGGAATTAGAAATCATCATGAAAAAATGGATGGAACAGGATATCCAGACAGACAAAAAGATGAAGATATTCATCTCTTTGCAAAAATAATAGGAATTTGTGATGTCTTTGATGCATTAACTACGAAAAGAGTTTATAAAGATGCAGTAAGTACATTTGAAACTTTAATTATGATGAAAAAAGAGATGTCTCAACATCTTGATCCTAGAATAGTGGATGATTTTATTAAAATATTTAAAGAAGAAAAAAGAAGAACAGCATAA